AACATTGGAGCTTCTAGTTGGCCTCCTGCACTGAAGATCCGGAATACTTGGTTAGTCTCATTTCCTTTACTGTAAAAGATAGTATTTGAGATATTGGAAGAGTAGGATAAGATATTGATTCTCAAGGAGCAAGGGCCGCATACTTGAGTGATCTGCTGAGATACTTATTAGTTGTGACACTCTATGTTGTTTGAATGAGTGAGTTCTAAAATCACAATTTGTTGCTTCTTCAATGTAGCCAtaactcttttttttcccttttcatgCTTGTATATTGATATTATATTATTGTGGATATTTTACATATCTGTGCATGTAAGAAAGGCTTTTTGCCCGATTCATGACATGTTTTTCCCTGTTGCCGATCATATTTGTTCCTTGCACTTAAAGCAGGGATAACTCAAATGAAGATGGATACAACAGTCGATCAAAGAAATCCAAGGCTTCTTGCAGAAAGgtgtgtttttactttttatctttCTTGGCACATGACTTATACACTCATTCGGTCAATGTTTATTCCTTCTGAGCCTTGTGCTTTTATGAGTAATCTATACATACCTGGGTATATGAAATAACATGGTATTCTTCGTCTTGACACACTTTGATGGCTTATGGCACAATTGCTTGGTTCTTTGAAATGTGAATTTGAGTTGTTTGAGCTGTATTCTGAGAGATATGTACTCGTTGCAATAACTGTGCTGATTTTGGAGCTGAATGTCATATTCTTACTATCTTGTAGATTTTGTGTGTAAAAGAATTCGACATAAAGTATATAGGGGAACTTGGTCCACATTATTATAAGATGGGTTGTTTATTACATCTCAGTTATGTAAAGTTTAAACAACACTGACAGTTATAAGGTCCATACTTATAACATCAAGTTTATAGTAATGATTATAAAGTTTGTGTAAAAGACTTACAACTGCTGTGTATTACTGCTGATGTCAAAGTTTATAGTAGCTTtagcattttttgtttttgtttttttttttttggcaattaaCTTTATCATTTTTGAGCTATGTTGATCTTGTCTGATATTTATTCTGGTTAGAAGTTTACTTTTTACAGGTTTGGTATCCATCTCTGAGTGTTGACCCTTTAAAGTAGGGTGATTTCTTGAGGTACGCATGTACTTAAGAAAACATGTTTATACTGCTTCTTTTTGAAAGATTGTATTTGACCTGAGATGGTGAATTCTTGTCTAACATGCACCTCTCAATTTCTCAAATGGGGTAAAGTATTATGTTAAATTTAGGTCAATAACCCTGTATGCTTTGTATTATTCCACTCAAATTCGATGCTTGTTTCTTTGGCCTTCATTCAAAGGCTCTATAACCGAACTTTTACCATTCTATTTTTGCATCATATTATTTATATGATATAGTGGTTAGTAGTGATGATACTTTGGTTGGTATAAATGGTTAAAAAATTTCAGTTCGTGTTCTTTATTCTtccaaaattttattgataggGAAGGAGTCGCAAACTTTGATGATATCCTTGCAAATTCAGATGCATTCATGGTGGCACGAGGTGATCTTTGAATGGAAATTCCAATAGAAGAGATCTTTTTGGCTGAGAAAGTGATGATCTATAAGTGCAACATCTAAGGAAAACATGTTGTCACGACAATATACAGATGTTGGAACTAGTAGTTGTTGAATATGTCGATGAATTGTACAAGTTCTACAAACTTGAAGAGGTAATCCCTTACCCTTTTTCCCCCTTCCCAGATCTTCCCTTTTAGGCTTCTTCTATTATACCTTTTCTTACACTTGAATATTACTTATGCAGGATAACTACCGAGTTGGAGATTACTTGGACATTGATCAAGTCTGGGTTGAATGGGCAAGCATGCTGTCAAGTTTCAGATCACTAGTGTTGTATGTCTGTGGTAGATCAGTAGTTAGGAATCATTTTGTGCATATAGCTAGAACTCACTTTGGTGGCTGTAATGATTCATGATGATATTCAAATAAATAGACCAATTTTTCTGAAATTGTGTCGTGCAAATGCTCTTTCTAAgacaaaactaaaaaccaaTTAAAGTTGACATCCAAACCAACATCAGActacaaaattctgttgtctgaaatcacCATAAACCACAGATGAAGCAAACCAATTGTATTATTTATGCTagtcagacaacagataattgTGGTTTTTAATTGAATCACACAATAGAAAGGCCCAAGAAAGTTCAAGCCTCTATATATTCAAACGACATAATTCTGTCTTATTACTCAAAATTAAACAATAGaacattctaatttatatgttgtccacaattgattcacacaacagaaaaaatcCAAGATAGTTCAAATTTCcatatattcagacaacagatttctgtCGTCTTAATGAAATATAAACGATAGAGTTTTATGAAAATATGTTGTGCAGAGTCTTTTATAACAACATATAACTGTCGTTTTGTTACATCTTTAACCTCAGAAAGTCATAATTCGGCATATCTCgacataatcagacaacatattatTAGCCGGCCtatgttgtttgagtgaaaTATAGATCACGggtaatatctgtcgtctgaaggcctaagAGATATCAAgctactagacaacagaaattttctGAATCAGACAACAATCATCGGCTGTTGTCTGATGGGGTTATTGACATAGTGAGAATGATgtaattatcctccaaacagatgcgagtgataattattggtTTGGTGTTGTTCTGGAAAAAatgcctggaactaacattgaaaagatctgtaaattttgtagcggcaagttcaaccctgcagaactaaattatcccacaggggaaaaagaaattttggctgttaaaaaaacaattttaaattctccagcttttcttggaaaaccctttactgtccgcaccgattgtgccagagtaaagaacttcaaaaatttcaaacttgataaagctgctgatagaggaagactagcaaactggcaattatttcttaaccaatatgattatagtgttgaattaattgcaagaaacaagaattatcttccagacgccttgaccagagaaatggtaatgttcagccaaagaaatgatgacgaaggtcgtaatcccagaagcagaagaactgggtaAGAACATGAGCCTGAAGAGGATCCtagagaaaccaaaaaaaaatcctcaaaaggtttctgctaagtccaaaaggactagccacaattgatcaatcccagggtaaaggattgtctagcccgtctcaaacggtagacggtaaaggctcatcaagaccgttaaaggctgttgctttgccaaaaagcaaacttactccaactggagtaataaatgtttttaattatgaacttcAAACGTTCgacactcctgtgttcagaactggcaagAGATTAGCCTACCACTAGAAAGCAATTCTGGATAATCTCCTTTTTGCTTTTCAGGAAAGAAGTAGTGGTTTGATGTTTCCAGCACTCTTTGCACTTGCTAAGGAACTCTATGAAAATGGcagaccacagtttgaagaacttCATACATAgtagagtgctgtaagaaaagaaaaaactcacttccttgaaagcccagaaagtgctagggtccctatcatggcactcaatgaatcagactggcatgaatttcaTAGTCTGATCGGAAGTCATAATTCAGAAGACCGAGtacctccaactctctttatcattgcaggaccatatgttggaagatacttagtcaatgttcagagcgaacatcctcaagaatacaagctttggcttgttgaaaatggttttgtccataatctgtggactaaaacaaatgatgatcttaaAGGTTTGctgcctatcattgtcaacacagtcaaaaacattGAAAGAAATGACTGCATGCTTCGACTGAACtttagatccactcctccagaatgaatccagaaggcaaacggtgagtttgagtatatttctccatatcattatgtgagaattattcaaaggaaatatctttaACCAGCCTGCGTTGGGTATaatggccagccaaattcaagcatcccatggatgaaagACATGACcttagaatatatcaaaaagatcatctctaaagatatcaacaataccttcctggcagcaggagaaaaaactatcatcactgcttacgatcatcctgccGTAGTCAACAGTGACCtgttcctatctcttaccagaaaggagatagattcgacactggcatgcttacaatGGGTGGAAAGacttgaaacagacaaccactacaagatgtttgttgatacagatgtcgaagataatgcaacaactgctcgaatggcccaggcagataacgactcgtttgtccttggtcacaattcagaaacagacgagaacatgtgaagcagcaggtgtagaaagcaccgaaagTACTTTTGGACTTTACTCAAaagttgcttttgcttttcaaaaagacaaGTGAAAAATATTTCACctaaggaatctgcttttccccatccgacctccaccagtaggagcactcaggaaagcaggaaatcacagagttgttctgtacattttgttattttgaattataatttgagttccgctccctatataaggagctttagcttcccttAGAATGCATTCGAAAAAACTTCTAGATCAGTTctagaaaggaaaaagaaagccatagtagcaatGTGCTCTCCCTTCCTGTCTAGTgggaagtagtgtgctttcatttcaagtaagtactgtaatcattcttatggatagctaaacagcttcttagctgtttacctgagcATGAGGCTCTGAATTCTTAGCTTGTACTTCTGTTTAtatgaataaattcagtgtTTTCACTTCATCAAGTTTTAAAATTAGCAAGTTAGTTATCATTTCTGTTATCTTATTCATGTTCGGCCAGTATCTTATACTATCTTTAAGTTCAGATTTCCTAGTTCTTAGAAAAATTTGCCTCAGCTTAGGATaaaaacaagcagcagtgattccgcctgttaaagtaaccgttaggtgaaaaacttgggcatgttgaaggctagttttgtttttctcaaaagtTGGAACATGGTTTTCTAAGAAAAAGTGAGTTTTGGACCTAAAAGTCAGCATATGATACACTAGGCACTACTTTAGAAAGGACTACCCTTATGAGTCTTTTCCCCTAAAAGTTGTGTAATTGGGCAAAATACAAGGATGATGGATTGGTTGGGCAAAATACCATGAGTTTTTGGGCAAACGGGCACAACCCTTATGATAAAATCAAAGGGAATTGATTTTTTAGCTTAATATTTCAATCTTTTTGAACCAAGAAAAATATGTTCTCTCAGTATTTGAATCAAAGTCTTTTTCAATCTTTTGAAATAATAATTGATCCTAtcaaggaaaataaaattgaaattctactcggaaagaaaatacttacatacaaggaaaaaaaaatctaaagttTGTGTTGCAAATGAAATACTCTTGTAACAAtcatatatagaaatatatactcaAATCAGTAATCACAATATAAAGCAAGGAAGAAATCAAGGATGTAATTGATTATGATAAAATCAAAGGGAATTGATTTTTTAGCTTAATATTTCAAAATCAAATGGAtgctaagattaagaaagacACTTAATTTAACTCTCTACAATCATCAGAAGGGCAAATTAGATATATCAAATATGAGAAAAACTATTAATATAGAGACATACAaatcctatccagagtgaggcctcgctctgaaattaaagtgcgaggttggagttGAGGGTCCACTTTCGATCTCATATCCACTTCTCGACCGTTCAgattttaggtactaatatatagatcatcactgcaaaatttcagccaaattagtacctaaaatttcagccaaattaatgatcttTGGGCCAAATTAGTGCCAAAATTTCAGCCAGATTTGAACTCTTGGAGTCAAAAGTACAATTCATTTGTTATCTTTCTTCATAGACTTAAAGTCTGAAAAGTATTCCATATTTTCACCACAGGAGGTATCAGATTAACGTAGGCAGTTGCGTCACCACAATAATGAATTAAGTTTAGCCCaacaaaatgttttttttttttttgtttaacgGTAAATAAGTCCAAGAAGATATTTGATTCCCCGTTTCCATATATATCACCTACTACAAGAATAGTAGAATGAATCTGTTGGTATTGTAAAGGGAAAGTGGCCTTCAGTTCTCCTAAATCTCAAACTCAACAGAAGTCTCTCCCAGCTATTCATCAATGGCGGAATCAACTAAGACGTACTACTACTACACATCTGTAACACagtttatttcttctttttcttctctctttctgaaCTTGCTTCTCGTGTTTTCCTGGTATGCAGTTGTGACAGGATCAAACAAAGGAATCGGATTCGAAACTGTAAGGCAGTTGGCCTCAAAGGGAATCACTGTGGTGTTAACTGCTAGAGACGAGAAGAGGGGCCTTGAAGCTGTTGAGAAACTGAAAGAATCTGGTCTCTCAGGCCAAGTTGTTTTTCACCAACTTGATGTGGCTGACCCTGCTAGTATTGCTTCTCTGGCACAATTCATCAAAACACAGTATGGAAGACTCGATATTTTGGTATGGTCCAACCTCTTTCCTTGAAAGTTCTGTCCTTTAGAGTTGAGCTCATCAATACTACCTTTCTCAATTGTAGCACATAGATGTATTAGATTGAGTGGTTGACGTGCACCCCATCCgttgttttcctttgttggtaaaatagttcaaaaattttgattGTTGAACTTTGACAGGTGAACAATGCTGCGATTTTTGGAGCTATAATTGATAATACTGATGATTTTAAAGCTGCAATTGAATCTGGTGCTGTAAGTCTTGTAACTTATTTCTCTGTTGTTCCACCACTTGACGCGAAAAGATGCATTTTTGATGAAATGATGCTTCTAAACCACGGTTAATTATGTTGCTCTTAGTTTCTCTTTGGGGTTCTTCTGTTTCATTTCTCAGCATATAACACAATTCTATTGATAGCCATTGACAACTAGATGCTTTCATTAGTTCAATGTACTAATGTAGTTTGATATTTGGTTTTGGCCAAAGATTGGTCTATTTGAGTTGATCCCATGCCTTTTTCCTTTATCTTTGCAAAGTAAGTCATCTGAGAGTTCAAGAGAccgtaaaaaaataaattctttTTCTTACTGGTTCATGCAGGGACCAGGACAGATTGATTATACAAAGTTGCTGACTGAAACTTATGAGTTAACAGAAGAATGCTTGCAAATCAATTATTATGGTGCTAAAAGAACAGCTGAAGCACTAATTCCACTCCTCCAGCTATCTGATTCACCAAGGATTGTTAATGTTTCATCCTCCGGGGGGAAGTTAAAGAACATACCAAGTGATCGAGTGAAAGCAGTTCTTAGTACTGATGTCGAGAACCTGAGCGAAGAGAGTGTAGATGAAATATTAACAGAGTTTCTAAACGACCTCAAGGAGAATTTACTTGAAAGCAAGGGTTGGCCTCCTGCGATGTCAGGCTATATACTCTCAAAGGCAGCAATGAATGCATATTCGAGGATTCTAGCCAAGAAGTACCCCGGTTTTCGTGTCAACTCTGTCTGCCCTGGCTATGTCAAAACAGATATAAACTTCAATACTGGTGTCTT
This portion of the Rosa chinensis cultivar Old Blush chromosome 1, RchiOBHm-V2, whole genome shotgun sequence genome encodes:
- the LOC112167998 gene encoding (+)-neomenthol dehydrogenase is translated as MAESTKTYAVVTGSNKGIGFETVRQLASKGITVVLTARDEKRGLEAVEKLKESGLSGQVVFHQLDVADPASIASLAQFIKTQYGRLDILVNNAAIFGAIIDNTDDFKAAIESGAGPGQIDYTKLLTETYELTEECLQINYYGAKRTAEALIPLLQLSDSPRIVNVSSSGGKLKNIPSDRVKAVLSTDVENLSEESVDEILTEFLNDLKENLLESKGWPPAMSGYILSKAAMNAYSRILAKKYPGFRVNSVCPGYVKTDINFNTGVLPVEEGAASVVNLALLPNDGPTGQFFFLSEVQSL